A genomic segment from Corylus avellana chromosome ca5, CavTom2PMs-1.0 encodes:
- the LOC132182369 gene encoding probable ubiquitin conjugation factor E4, with amino-acid sequence MATPKPQKRSPEEIEDIILRKIFLVSLTDSAESSAPSDPRVVYLEMTAAEILSEGKEMRLSRDLMERVLIDRLSGGFVSSEPPFQYLTGCYRRAYEEGKKISSMKDKNVRSEMEFVVRQAKKLAVSYCRIHLGNPELFQNANANSKSGSSNSPLLPLVFAEVGGSMDGYGAGGSSGGTQCPPGFLEEFFRDSDFDSLDPILKGLYEDLRGSVLKVSALGNFQQPLRALLYLVSFPVGAKSLVNHPWWIPKGAYLNGRVIEMTSILGPFFHVSALPDHAIFKSQPDVGQQCFSEASIRRPADLLSSFTTIKTVMNNLYDGLSEVILSLLKNTDIRENVLEYLAEVINKNSSRAHIQVDPLSCASSGMFVSLSAVMLRLCEPFLDASLTKRDKIDPKYVFHSNRLDLTGLTALHASSEEVAEWLNNTNLGKTDGSRQYTDGENRLLQSQEATSSGSGASGSSNAKPASSGDKTKYPFICECFFMTARVLHLGLLKAFSDFKHLVQDIQRCEDTLSTLKDMQGHAPTPALEPDISRLEKEIELYSQEKLCYEAQILRDGALIQNALSFYRLVVVWLVGLVGGFKMPLPSACPMEFACMPEHFLEDAMELLIFASRIPKALDGVLLDDFMNFIIMFMASPNFIRNPYLRAKMVEVLNCWMPRRSGSSITATLFEGHQLSLEYLVRNLLKLYVDIEFTGSHTQFYDKFNIRHNIAELLEYLWQVPSHRNAWRQIAKEEEKGVYLTFLNFLINDSIYLLDESLNKILELKELEAEMSNTAEWEQRPAQERQERTRLFHSQENIIRIDMKLANEDVSMLAFTSEQITVPFLLPEMVERVASMLNYFLLQLVGPQRKSLTLKDPEKYEFRPKQLLKQIVYIYVHLAKGDTENIFPAAISKDGRSYNEQLFSAAADVLRRIGEDGRVIQEFIELGAKAKVAASEAMDTEATLGEIPDEFLDPIQYTLMKDPVILPSSRITVDRPVIQRHLLSDNTDPFNRSHLTADMLIPNDELKGRIEEFIRSQEMKQHGERLSKESIKATIQTTNSEMLID; translated from the exons ATGGCGACCCCAAAACCCCAAAAGAGGTCCCCGGAGGAAATCGAGGACATAATCCTCAGGAAAATCTTCCTGGTATCGCTGACCGATTCGGCCGAATCATCAGCACCGTCCGATCCCCGAGTCGTCTACCTGGAGATGACCGCGGCGGAGATTCTGAGCGAGGGCAAAGAGATGAGGCTCTCGAGAGACTTGATGGAGAGGGTCCTGATCGATCGGCTCTCGGGGGGTTTCGTCTCCTCCGAACCGCCATTCCAGTACCTTACCGGGTGCTATCGGCGAGCCTACGAGGAGGGCAAGAAGATATCTTCCATGAAGGACAAGAACGTGAGGTCCGAGATGGAGTTTGTGGTGAGGCAAGCGAAGAAATTGGCGGTGTCGTACTGTAGGATTCACTTAGGGAACCCCGAATTGTTTCAGAATGCGAATGCGAATTCGAAGTCAGGTTCGAGCAATTCCCCGTTGTTGCCGCTGGTTTTCGCGGAGGTTGGGGGCTCGATGGACGGGTACGGAGCTGGTGGTAGCAGTGGCGGGACACAGTGCCCACCTGGCTTCTTGGAGGAGTTCTTTAGGGACTCGGATTTCGATAGCTTGGACCCCATATTGAAGGGATTGTATGAGGACTTGAGGGGCAGTGTGCTCAAGGTCTCGGCGCTCGGGAACTTTCAGCAGCCTTTGAGGGCTTTGCTGTATTTGGTTAGCTTCCCGGTTGGTGCCAAATCGTTGGTGAATCACCCGTGGTGGATTCCCAAAGGCGCCTATTTGAACGGCCGGGTTATCGAGATGACCAGCATACTGGGGCCATTTTTTCATGTTAGTGCTCTGCCTGATCATGCCATTTTCAAGAGCCAGCCTGATGTGGG ACAGCAGTGCTTTTCAGAAGCATCAATTCGTCGACCGGCTGATTTATTATCCTCATTTACCACAATTAAAACGGTTATGAATAACTTATATGATGGTCTATCAGAAGTTATTCTCTCACTCCTTAAAAATACGGACATCCGTGAAAATGTGCTCGAGTATCTTGCAGAGGTGATCAATAAAAACTCGTCGAGGGCTCACATCCAG GTTGATCCTCTATCGTGTGCAAGTTCAGGCATGTTCGTCAGTCTCAGTGCTGTTATGCTTCGGCTGTGTGAGCCGTTTTTAGACGCTAGCTTAACAAAAAGGGATAAAATTGATCCCAAATATGTATTTCACAGTAACCGACTGGATTTAAC AGGGTTGACTGCTCTTCATGCATCATCAGAAGAAGTTGCGGAATGGCTTAATAATACCAATTTGGGGAAGACTGATGGCTCTAGACAATATACTGATGGTGAAAATCGGTTGCTTCAATCTCAAGAAGCTACCAGTTCTGGCAGTGGTGCTAGTGGCTCCTCTAATGCAAAGCCAGCATCAAGCGGTGATAAAACTAAATATCCATTTATTTGCGAATGCTTCTTTATGACTGCAAGGGTGCTCCACTTGGGTTTATTAAAAGCATTTTCTGACTTTAAACATTTAGTTCAG gaCATTCAAAGGTGTGAAGATACTCTCTCTACTCTTAAAGACATGCAAGGGCATGCTCCTACTCCAGCATTGGAGCCGGACATTTCTCGCCTTGAGAAAGAAATAGAGTTGTATTCACAGGAAAAACTTTGTTATGAAGCTCAGATATTGAGG gaTGGAGCACTTATTCAGAATGCTCTTTCTTTCTACCGGTTAGTGGTGGTTTGGTTGGTTGGCCTGGTTGGTGGATTTAAGATGCCTCTGCCATCCGCTTGCCCAATGGAGTTTGCATGTATGCCAGAGCATTTTCTGGAAGATGCCATGGAATTGCTTATTTTTGCTTCCCGGATTCCGAAAGCTTTGGATGGGGTTTTGCTG GATGACTTCATGAACTTTATTATCATGTTCATGGCAAGTCCAAATTTTATTAGAAACCCTTATCTCAGAGCAAAGATGGTTGAAGTGCTAAACTGCTGGATGCCACGTAGAAg TGGCTCATCTATTACAGCTACTCTATTTGAAGGGCACCAACTCTCTCTTGAGTATCTTGTGAGGAATCTTCTGAAGCTCTATGTTGACATTGAGTTCACTGGTTCTCACACGCAG TTCTATGACAAGTTTAACATCCGTCACAATATTGCCGAACTTCTCGAATACCTGTGGCAGGTCCCTAGTCATCGTAATGCTTGGAGACAG ATTGCCAAGGAGGAGGAAAAGGGTGTCTATTTGACTTTCTTAAACTTCCTGATTAATGATAGCATCTATCTTCTCGATGAAAGTCTTAACAAAATTCTTGAACTGAAAGAGTTGGAAGCCGAGATGTCAAATACCGCAGAATGGGAGCAAAGACCAGCCCAAGAGAGGCAGGAGAGAACCCGACTATTCCACTCCCAAGAGAAT ATTATCCGGATTGATATGAAGTTGGCAAATGAGGATGTGAGTATGCTGGCATTTACTTCGGAGCAGATTACAGTTCCTTTCCTACTTCCTGAGATG GTTGAGAGAGTGGCCAGCATgctcaattattttttgttgcaaCTTGTGGGTCCCCAAAGAAAATCTCTTACTCTGAAAGATCCTGAAAAATATGAATTCCGTCCAAAACAGTTGCTTAAGCAG ATTGTCTACATATATGTTCATCTTGCAAAGGGTGatacggaaaacattttcccgGCTGCTATATCAAAAGATGGTCGATCATACAATGAACAG TTATTTAGTGCTGCAGCAGATGTTCTGCGAAGAATTGGTGAAGATGGAAGGGTAATACAGGAATTTATTGAGCTAGGTGCCAAGGCCAAAGTTGCAGCTTCTGAGGCAATGGACACTGAAGCTACTCTTGGAGAGATACCTGATGAATTCCTTGACCCAATTCAA TACACTTTGATGAAGGATCCAGTTATCTTACCTTCTTCAAGGATCACGGTAGACCGACCTGTCATTCAAAGGCATCTTCTTAGTGATAAT ACTGACCCTTTCAACCGTTCCCATCTTACTGCGGACATGCTGATTCCAAACGATGAGTTGAAGGGAAGAATTGAAGAGTTCATCAGGTCCCAGGAAATGAAGCAGCATGGGGAACGCCTTAGCAAGGAGAGCATCAAGGCGACAATACAAACCACGAATAGTGAAATGTTAATCGATTAG
- the LOC132180742 gene encoding phosphatidylinositol 3,4,5-trisphosphate 3-phosphatase and protein-tyrosine-phosphatase PTEN1 produces MGLKSSRPVPGKVEGICFQHHLVSYLSQNYLRNLVSKQRRRMLVDGYDLDMSYITDRLLAMSFPAERMRAMYRNPLWQVKSVLDMRHQGKYKIYNLCIEETYDPSHFHGRVETYPFDDNHVPPLQMIKIFCESVYSWLLGDPKNIAVVHCMAGKGRTGLMVCAYLVYTGMSADGALQLYADRRTTNNEGVSIPSQRRYVGYWEDVLSFPRGINQGLPNVNLPKPWSRELRRIRLHDLVDTDSIFFVVSELQEIPNQLYRPFIEVSRGCCRQIKKGHQRSHSPRYYLSFIKGDEEGKESDLEEPRVVVQMDTENPIIYQKPCLDHYFDKPLQVTGDVRVIFYQKMFGGRLFYCCFNTAFIRNSLLQFAVGDMDKVGKKGRSICGPAFCLELLFGPANAKHSSCTTSNDDDVESEDLF; encoded by the exons ATGGGGTTGAAATCTTCAAGGCCGGTGCCAGGGAAGGTTGAAGGCATATGTTTTCAACATCATCTGGTTAGTTATCTCAGTCAAAACTATCTCCGTAACTTGGTATCTAAGCAAAGAAGGCGTATGCTTGTTGATGGTTATGATCTTGACATGTCATATATCACGGACCGTTTGCTGGCAATGTCGTTTCCTGCTGAACGTATGAGAGCAATGTATCGTAATCCTCTCTGGCAGGTCAAGTCTGTGCTGGACATGAGACATCAGGGGAAATATAAG ATCTACAATCTCTGTATAGAGGAAACTTATGACCCATCACATTTTCATGGCCGTGTGGAGACATATCCTTTTGATGACAACCATGTTCCGCCTCTCCAAATGATTAAGATTTTCTGTGAAAGTGTATATTCATGGCTATTGGGTGACCCAAAAAATATCGCCGTTGTACACTGCATG GCAGGCAAAGGTCGAACTGGCTTAATGGTATGTGCCTATCTGGTTTATACTGGCATGTCAGCAGATGGGGCTCTTCAGTTATATGCAGATAGACGGACCACCAATAACGAAGGA GTTTCTATACCAAGCCAACGTCGTTATGTGGGATACTGGGAAGATGTACTTTCTTTTCCTAGGGGAATTAATCAAGGACTTCCAAATGTGAATTTACCTAAGCCATGGAGCAGAGAATTGCGGCGGATTCGACTTCACGACTTGGTTGACACCGACTCAATCTTCTTTGTGGTCTCAGAATTGCAAGAG ATACCCAATCAGCTGTACCGCCCATTTATAGAAGTCTCGCGGGGTTGTTGCAGACAAATTAAGAAGGGACATCAAAGATCTCACAGCCCTCGGTATTATCTCTCTTTCATCAAAGGTGATGAAGAAGGGAAGGAATCAGATTTAGAAGAACCACGTGTTGTAGTCCAAATGGACACTGAAAATCCTATAATCTACCAGAAGCCATGTCTTGATCATTATTTCGATAAACCTTTACAA GTTACTGGAGATGTGCGTGTCATATTCTACCAAAAAATGTTTGGAGGGCGTCTCTTCTATTGTTGCTTCAACACAGCTTTTATTCGGAACAGCTTGTTGCAG TTTGCTGTTGGGGATATGGATAAAGTTGGGAAAAAAGGAAGATCAATATGTGGCCCTGCTTTCTGCTTGGAGTTGCTATTTGGTCCTGCTAATGCAAAGCACTCTTCATGTACTACATccaatgatgatgatgttgaaaGTGAGGACTTGTTCTGA
- the LOC132182673 gene encoding uncharacterized protein LOC132182673 encodes MGAEKWLDIEIWNSTQECFKVLKSRGYRIATTHVGMDAVSIYDMDWSCPTAIVVGNENRGISDEALELSDLHCSIPMKGMVDSFNVSVAAGILMHHAVCDRTSRLGYHGDLTLEESQILLAEFSLRHSKSAISIAQEFAKRKATVFTPKL; translated from the exons ATGGGCGCAGAGAAATGGTTGGATATTGAAATTTGGAACTCCACCCAAGAGTGCTTTAAAGTTCTTAAGTCACGTGGTTATCGAATAGCAACGACACATGTGGGAATGGATGCG GTATCCATATACGACATGGACTGGTCATGCCCAACTGCAATAGTAGTTGGGAATGAGAACAG GGGGATAAGTGATGAAGCCCTGGAGTTGTCAGATTTGCATTGCAGTATTCCAATGAAAGGCATGGTGGACTCTTTCAATGTGTCAGTTGCAGCAGGCATCCTCATGCACCATGCTGTTTGTGACAGAACTTCACGCCTG GGCTATCATGGTGATCTGACATTGGAAGAAAGCCAAATCCTACTTGCAGAGTTCTCTCTGCGTCATAGCAAGAGTGCGATTAGCATTGCCCAAGAGTTTGCGAAGCGAAAGGCAACCGTGTTTACACCTAAGCTTTGA